In the genome of Vibrio sp. NTOU-M3, one region contains:
- a CDS encoding glutaredoxin family protein: MSIKLYSTEGCHLCESAYELTKQVGIAELIEIVDIAHDDTLFSHYGVTIPVLNTNGSELNWPFDLEELQKWLEENGITYHK; encoded by the coding sequence GTGTCTATCAAGCTATACAGTACTGAAGGGTGCCATCTGTGTGAAAGCGCATATGAGTTGACGAAGCAAGTAGGAATCGCTGAACTTATTGAAATCGTTGATATTGCACATGATGACACATTGTTTTCTCATTACGGCGTCACGATTCCCGTATTAAATACTAACGGTTCTGAGTTAAATTGGCCGTTTGACCTTGAAGAATTGCAGAAATGGTTAGAAGAAAATGGCATTACTTACCATAAATAA
- the rlmKL gene encoding bifunctional 23S rRNA (guanine(2069)-N(7))-methyltransferase RlmK/23S rRNA (guanine(2445)-N(2))-methyltransferase RlmL, with amino-acid sequence MHQYLAVTSNGLENLLVEELTSLGISNAKPVQAGVKFKATNEQVYRCCLWSRLASRFVRILSEFTCQDDMDLYLATSAVNWVNHFHSSKKFVVDFNGTNREIRNSQYGAMKVKDAIVDCYNKKNLPRPTISKDHADLRIHVRLHKDKALLGIDMVGGGLHQRGYRPASGKAPLRETLAAAIILRSGWDFSKSLLDPMCGSGTLLIEAAMMAANMAPGVNRNKWGFEALEDFEPETWAEIKSEAAVQARKGVKKVDAKFFGFDNDERVLQTAKDNARRAGVESLIEFQLGDAAKVAKPKEFNSGVIVCNPPYGERLGTHPGLIALYTAFGAQLKAEFGGCQASIFSSSDELLSCLRMRADKQFKLNNGALPCHQKNYSISERSIESKGDVVTESVIAPDFSNRLKKNIGKIGKWARKEELDCYRIYDADLPEYNVAIDIYQDHLVIQEYAAPKNIPEEKAKRRLTDIIRAAIQVTGTEANKVVLKVREKQKGRSQYQKLSQQSETLVVNEYGVNLTVNLHDYLDTGLFLDHKITRRKLGEMAHGKDFLNLFAYTGSATVHAACGGAKSTTTVDMSKTYLDWAKENMKLNGQVGRQHQYVQADCLQWLENEKGTYDLIFIDPPTFSNSKRMEQSFDVQRDHIQLMTNLKRLLRPNGTIVFSNNKRHFKMDFEQLQQLGLHAQNISSQTLPLDFSRNKHIHNCWLVSHIEG; translated from the coding sequence AATCTTGTCTGAATTTACATGTCAAGATGACATGGACCTTTACTTGGCGACATCAGCAGTCAACTGGGTGAATCACTTCCATAGCTCAAAGAAATTTGTTGTGGATTTCAACGGAACGAACCGCGAGATTCGGAATAGCCAATACGGGGCTATGAAAGTAAAAGATGCAATAGTTGATTGTTATAACAAAAAGAATCTACCTAGGCCGACGATCAGCAAAGATCATGCGGATCTTCGAATTCACGTCAGACTACATAAAGATAAAGCGCTGCTTGGTATTGATATGGTGGGTGGAGGCTTACATCAACGTGGTTACCGCCCCGCATCAGGCAAAGCACCACTTAGAGAAACACTTGCAGCAGCAATAATCTTGCGTTCTGGTTGGGACTTTAGTAAATCATTACTCGACCCAATGTGTGGTTCAGGAACATTACTGATTGAAGCAGCTATGATGGCTGCAAACATGGCTCCTGGCGTTAATCGCAATAAATGGGGCTTTGAAGCTCTCGAAGATTTTGAGCCAGAAACATGGGCTGAAATCAAATCTGAAGCTGCTGTGCAGGCACGAAAAGGTGTCAAAAAAGTTGACGCTAAATTCTTTGGTTTTGATAACGATGAACGAGTTTTGCAAACAGCAAAAGATAATGCGCGTAGAGCTGGTGTTGAATCCTTAATTGAATTTCAACTTGGCGATGCAGCAAAAGTGGCTAAGCCAAAAGAGTTTAACTCTGGAGTTATCGTATGTAATCCTCCATACGGCGAACGTTTAGGAACACATCCCGGGCTTATCGCTTTATACACAGCGTTTGGCGCTCAATTAAAAGCTGAATTTGGGGGCTGCCAAGCGTCGATCTTCTCAAGTTCTGATGAATTGCTTAGTTGTTTAAGAATGAGGGCAGATAAGCAGTTCAAATTAAATAACGGTGCGTTACCGTGTCACCAAAAAAACTACAGTATTTCTGAACGATCAATAGAATCAAAAGGTGACGTTGTCACCGAATCTGTGATTGCACCAGACTTTTCTAATCGATTGAAAAAGAATATCGGTAAGATTGGCAAATGGGCGCGCAAAGAAGAGCTCGATTGCTACCGAATTTATGACGCAGACTTACCTGAATACAATGTTGCGATAGATATCTATCAAGACCATTTGGTAATTCAGGAATATGCCGCACCTAAAAACATCCCTGAAGAAAAAGCGAAGAGACGCCTAACTGATATTATTCGTGCTGCAATTCAAGTGACAGGCACTGAAGCGAATAAAGTGGTTTTAAAAGTTCGAGAGAAGCAAAAGGGTCGCTCTCAATACCAAAAGCTATCACAACAATCAGAAACACTAGTTGTGAATGAATATGGTGTAAACCTTACCGTTAATTTGCACGACTATCTGGATACGGGGCTGTTTTTAGATCACAAGATCACACGTCGTAAACTTGGTGAAATGGCACACGGAAAAGATTTTCTTAATCTCTTTGCTTATACCGGATCTGCCACAGTACATGCTGCTTGCGGCGGTGCAAAATCAACAACTACAGTTGATATGTCTAAGACTTATTTAGACTGGGCGAAAGAGAACATGAAGCTCAATGGCCAAGTTGGTCGTCAGCATCAGTATGTACAGGCCGATTGTTTACAATGGCTTGAAAATGAAAAAGGAACTTACGATCTTATTTTCATCGATCCACCAACGTTTTCTAACTCAAAGCGTATGGAGCAGAGTTTTGATGTTCAAAGAGATCATATCCAGCTTATGACGAATCTAAAGCGTTTGTTGCGTCCAAATGGGACAATTGTTTTTTCGAACAACAAACGTCATTTTAAGATGGATTTTGAACAGCTTCAGCAGTTGGGATTGCATGCCCAGAATATTTCCAGTCAAACGCTACCATTAGACTTTTCGCGTAATAAACACATCCACAATTGCTGGTTAGTGAGCCATATAGAAGGGTAA